In Eucalyptus grandis isolate ANBG69807.140 chromosome 4, ASM1654582v1, whole genome shotgun sequence, the following proteins share a genomic window:
- the LOC120292827 gene encoding thaumatin-like protein, which yields MARSHAICISSVLLLSLFLTCANAATFDIRNNCPYTVWAAAVPGGGRRLDRGQSWSLTVSPGTKQARIWPRTNCQFDAAGKGKCQTGDCGGVRECTSYGQPPNTLAEYALNQFGGKDFFDISLVDGFNVPMDFSPTSNGCTRGIKCTADINGQCPAQLKAPGGCNNPCTVFKTDQYCCNSGSCGPTDFSKFFKDRCPDAYSYPKDDQTSTFTCPGGTNYRVVFCP from the coding sequence ATGGCTCGCTCCCATGCCATTTGCATTTCCTCCGTCCTCTTGCTCtccctcttcctcacttgcgcCAATGCTGCCACTTTCGATATTAGGAACAATTGCCCCTACACGGTCTGGGCTGCGGCGGTCCCAGGAGGTGGCCGACGGCTTGACCGAGGCCAGTCCTGGAGCCTGACCGTGAGCCCCGGTACGAAACAAGCCCGTATCTGGCCCCGGACTAACTGCCAATTTGATGCGGCCGGGAAGGGCAAGTGCCAGACTGGCGACTGTGGCGGCGTCCGCGAGTGCACATCCTACGGCCAGCCCCCAAACACCCTGGCCGAGTATGCGCTGAACCAGTTCGGCGGCAAGGACTTCTTTGACATCTCCCTTGTCGACGGCTTCAACGTCCCCATGGACTTCAGCCCGACCTCCAACGGGTGCACCCGTGGGATCAAGTGCACGGCCGACATCAATGGCCAGTGCCCTGCCCAGCTGAAGGCGCCCGGCGGTTGCAACAACCCCTGCACCGTGTTCAAGACCGACCAGTACTGCTGCAACTCCGGAAGCTGCGGGCCCACAGATTTCTCCAAGTTCTTCAAGGATAGGTGCCCCGATGCTTACAGTTACCCTAAGGATGATCAAACCAGCACTTTCACCTGCCCTGGTGGAACCAACTATAGGGTTGTGTTCTGTCCTTGA
- the LOC120292688 gene encoding uncharacterized protein LOC120292688, with translation MVRVKEEYDVVASPSFFNGSCDSYPKKSLSTLSYSSRRAIGPIRHSTRGRWTKEEDRFLIAAVQKFNCKNWKTIGRCDSFLHLPQDLLDFLHKELLVLYFGGAGPSRDT, from the exons ATGGTGAGAGTTAAGGAGGAATACGATGTGGTGGCGAGTCCATCATTTTTCAATGGCAGCTGCGACTCGTATCCTAAGAAATCACTGTCCACTTTATCGTACAGTTCCAG GAGGGCAATTGGTCCAATTAGGCATTCAACAAGAGGAAGATGGACAAAGGAAGAG GACAGATTTCTTATTGCAGCGGTGCAGAAgttcaattgcaagaattggAAGACAATAGGTCGGTGTGACTCTTTCCTCCATCTCCCTCAAGATTTACTTGATTTTTTGCACAAAGAATTGCTAGTTCTTTATTTTGGTGGGGCAGGACCATCAAGAGATACGTAA